A single Muntiacus reevesi chromosome 9, mMunRee1.1, whole genome shotgun sequence DNA region contains:
- the LOC136174870 gene encoding olfactory receptor 2AG1-like — protein sequence MEHWNSTLGSGFILMGILNDSGSPELICATITVLYTLALTSNGLLLLAITMDAQLHVPMYLLLGQLSLMDLLFTSVVTPKAFMDFLLRENTISFEGCALQMFLALTLGGAEDLLLAFMAYDRYVAICHPLNYMVLMRPRVCWLMVATSWILASFNAIVYTVYTMHYPFCKAREISHLLCEIPPLLKLACADTSRYELMVYVMGVTFLIPPLVAILASYTLILLTVLHMPSNEGRQKALVTCSSHLTVVGMFYGAATFMYVLPSSLHSPKQDNIISVFYTIVTPALNPLIYSLRNKQVMGALRRILGKYMLWTHS from the coding sequence ATGGAGCACTGGAACTCCACCCTGGGAAGTGGCTTCATATTGATGGGAATTCTGAATGACAGTGGGTCTCCTGAGCTGATCTGTGCTACAATCACAGTCCTATACACATTGGCCCTCACCAGCAATGGCCTGCTGCTCCTGGCCATCACAATGGATGCCCAGCTCCACGTGCCCATGTACCTCCTGCTCGGGCAGCTCTCTCTCATGGACCTCCTCTTCACGTCTGTTGTCACTCCCAAGGCCTTCATGGATTTTCTGCTCCGTGAAAACACCATCTCCTTTGAGGGCTGTGCCCTTCAGATGTTCCTGGCACTGACCCTCGGTGGTGCAGAGGACCTCCTACTGGCCTTCATGGCCTATGACAGGTATGTGGCCATTTGCCATCCACTGAACTACATGGTCCTCATGAGGCCGAGGGTCTGCTGGCTCATGGTGGCCACATCCTGGATTTTGGCATCCTTTAATGCCATTGTATATACTGTGTACACCATGCACTATCCCTTTTGCAAAGCCCGTGAGATCAGTCACCTGCTCTGTGAGATTCCACCTCTGTTGAAGTTGGCCTGTGCAGATACTTCCAGATATGAACTCATGGTATATGTGATGGGGGTGACCTTCTTGATTCCTCCTCTTGTTGCCATCCTTGCCTCCTACACACTAATCCTACTTACTGTGCTCCACATGCCCTCAAATGAAGGGAGGCAGAAAGCCCTGGTCACCTGCTCTTCCCACTTGACTGTGGTCGGGATGTTCTATGGAGCTGCCACATTCATGTATGTTCTGCCCAGTTCCCTCCACAGCCCCAAGCAGGACAACATCATCTCTGTCTTCTACACGATTGTCACCCCAGCCCTGAACCCTCTCATCTACAGCCTGAGAAATAAACAGGTCATGGGGGCCTTAAGGAGAATCCTGGGAAAATATATGCTCTGGACACACTCCTGA
- the LOC136175899 gene encoding olfactory receptor 2AG2-like, which produces MEHWNSTLGSGFILMGILNDSGSPELLCATMTVLYTLAFTSNGLLLLAITMDARLHVPMYLLLGQLSLMDLLFTSVVTPKAFMDFLLRENTISFEGCALQMFLALTLGGAEDLLLAFMAYDRYVAICHPLNYMVLMRPRVCWLMVATSWVLASLSALGHTLYTMHFSFCMSQISHLLCEIPPLLKLACADTSRYELMVYVTGVTFLLVPLSAIVSSYTLILLTVLHMPSNEGRQKALVTCSSHLTVVGMFYGAATFMYVLPSSLHSPKQDNIISVFYTIVTPALNPLIYSLRNKEVVGALRRVLGNAYYRHTS; this is translated from the coding sequence ATGGAGCACTGGAACTCCACCCTGGGAAGCGGCTTCATATTGATGGGGATTCTGAATGACAGTGGGTCTCCTGAGCTGCTCTGTGCTACAATGACGGTCCTATACACACTGGCCTTCACAAGCAATGGCCTGCTGCTCCTGGCCATCACAATGGATGCCCGGCTCCACGTGCCCATGTACCTCCTGCTTGGGCAGCTCTCTCTCATGGACCTCCTCTTCACGTCTGTTGTCACTCCCAAGGCCTTCATGGATTTTCTGCTCCGTGAAAACACCATCTCCTTTGAGGGCTGTGCCCTTCAGATGTTCCTGGCACTGACCCTCGGTGGTGCAGAGGACCTCCTACTGGCCTTCATGGCCTATGACAGGTATGTGGCCATTTGTCATCCTCTGAACTACATGGTCCTCATGAGGCCGAGGGTCTGCTGGCTCATGGTGGCCACATCCTGGGTCCTGGCTTCCCTGAGTGCTCTAGGACATACCTTGTACACCATGCACTTCTCCTTCTGCATGTCCCAGATCAGCCACCTGCTTTGTGAGATCCCACCTCTGTTGAAGTTGGCCTGTGCAGATACTTCCAGATATGAACTCATGGTATATGTGACAGGTGTGACTTTCCTCTTGGTCCCCCTTTCTGCCATTGTTTCCTCCTACACACTAATCCTACTTACTGTGCTCCACATGCCCTCAAATGAAGGGAGGCAGAAAGCTCTGGTCACCTGTTCTTCCCACCTGACTGTGGTCGGGATGTTCTATGGAGCTGCCACATTCATGTATGTTCTGCCCAGTTCCCTCCACAGCCCCAAGCAGGACAACATCATCTCTGTCTTCTACACGATTGTCACCCCAGCCCTGAACCCtctcatctacagcctgaggaataAAGAGGTTGTGGGAGCTTTGAGGAGGGTCCTGGGAAATGCATACTATAGACATACCTCCTGA